A region of the Pseudodesulfovibrio sp. JC047 genome:
GATGCAATCCCGTCAAATCAGCCCTGCACCGTTTCATTGCGGTCAGTTCCGTCATGGGCGTGGTCTTCACCAGAACCACCATCCTTGGTCTGACCGTCGCCGAGACCGCACTCAGCCCATTGGGACTGGTGGCCCTCGGCCTGTCCTTCCCACTCTTCAAACAGGCCTATCACCAACTCAAACAGAAACGTTTTACCCTTGAAGCGTTCCTCGGAGCGAGCTGCGTGGCTGCCGTGGCTGCTGGTGAAGCACTCACCGCATTCGAGGTTCTGTGGATCAATTCCGGGGCCGATCTGGTCAAGGCATGGATCACCGAACGCTCCCGCAAATCCATCAGCGACATCTTGGAAGTCTCCTCCCATCACACCTTTGTCCTCATCAATGGCGTCGAAGTGGAAAAAGACGTCGAAGCCTTGCGCGCAGGTGACATCGTGGTGTTGCACACCAGCGAAAAAGTCTGCGTGGATGGCGAAATCGTGGATGGCGAAGCGCTCATGGACGAGGCCCCCATTTCCGGCCGGTCGGACTTCATCCCCAAAACAGTCGGGGACACGGTACTGGCCGGAACCTTCGTCCGTCAGGGCGTGATCTACGTCAAGGCCCATGAAGTGGGTGATCGCACCTATCTTTCCCGCGTCCTGAAAATGGTCGAGGATTCACTGGAAAACCGCGCCCCCATCGAAGGGGTGGCCGACAGGTTGGCCGCCAATCTCATCAAGGTCGGTTTCGTCACCACTGCCGGGACATGGTTGCTGACCGGCAGCCTGTACCGCGCCTTCACCGTCCTGCTCGTCATGGCCTGTCCCTGCGCCACGGTGCTGGCCGCGTCAACCGCTGTTTCCGCAGCTATCAGCGCAGCGGCCAAACGCAACATCCTCATCAAGGGTGGCCGCTATCTTGAAGAAGTCGGCAAAACCGATACTGTCTGCTTTGACAAGACCGGCACACTGACCACCAACGCCCCCATGCTCGCCCGCATCGTCTCAATGAACGGGACCAACGAGGACGTATTGCTGCAAATGGCGGTCTCCGTAGAGATGCACAATCACCACCCATTGGCCCAGGCCATCAAAAACGAAGCGGAGGAACGGTCCATCGTTCCAAAAGAGCATACGGTCTGCGAATATGTCCTTGGCATGGGAATGCGAGCCGAAGTGTCCAACCGTGAAATTCTTGTCGGCAATCGAAAACTGCTTGAAAAACACGAAGTCCCGGATATCAAAAAAGCCGAGACCACAGCGGCTCCCCTCCGCCAACAGGGACGCACCGTCCTCTTTGTTGTGGATGACAAGAAAATTCTCGGCCTGCTCGCCTTTGACACCATGATTCGACCCGAAAGTGGCGAAGTCGTAAAACGGCTCCGACGCGGCGGTGCGGACGCCATCGTGTTGATCACTGGCGACGAGCCGAACACGGCCAACGAATTATCCAGACGGCTCGACATCACCGAGGTCCACGCCTCGGTCATGCCTGAGGAAAAGGCCACGATTGTCGAGACCATGCAAAAACAGGGAGCGGCCGTTCTCATGGTCGGCGACGGAGTCAATGACGCTCTTGCCATCACCCACGCCGACGTGGGGGTCGCCATGGGCGCGGGCGGCAGTGAAGTCGCCATCGAAGCGGCGGACATCGCCCTGGTCAACGACGATCTTGGCGGGCTGGTGTATGTCCAGTCCCTGAGTCAGCAAACGCTGAAAGTCGTCCATCAGAACTTCTGGATCGCAACGGGATCAAATCTCATCGGCGTTGTTTTCGGGGCCATGGGGATGCTCACGCCCATCATGGCCGGCATGATCCACATCACCCACTCGCTTGGCATCTTGGCAAACTCGGCACGACTGCTGCGCTACGAGCCTCTGCCACTGGAAACCACCGCGCCAATACAGGAGCAATAAGACCATGGATTTCAAACTTTTGATGGAGCTTCGACACCATCTCACGATCAAGCATCACGTCCCCGGACGTATCCGGATCAAGTTCGCCCTGGCATTATTGGCGGACTCCCGGGCGCAGGCCCTCAAAAAGGACGCGGGCGACTCACCCCCTCCATTCATTCGCAACACTTCGGTCAATCTCTTCACCCGAATGGTCGTTATCGAATACGATCCGGACGTGATTGTGCCTGAGAAACTACATGAAGCATTGACCACCGAGGACCCGGCACGATTCACGGAATTGGCAGCGGAATTCGAACAAATCGTCTCCGCATAATAGAGAGCAAAAAGGAGTATTTCACATGGAAAACATACAACAGGCACAGCCCGATATGGGACAGACTCAACCAGCAGGGCAATTCGTACAGCCCCAACCAGGTGGATTGTATCAATACGTTGCCGGAG
Encoded here:
- a CDS encoding cation-translocating P-type ATPase, with the protein product MKQTMTIRHSIPGRIRVRIRDLYKNEKLAFSFDTQLGTLNFVKNVRVNLRCGSLAVRFTPTSGDTDAILAKITDILHIENTPEARGIHPPACASSLCECTACATTEAGCNPVKSALHRFIAVSSVMGVVFTRTTILGLTVAETALSPLGLVALGLSFPLFKQAYHQLKQKRFTLEAFLGASCVAAVAAGEALTAFEVLWINSGADLVKAWITERSRKSISDILEVSSHHTFVLINGVEVEKDVEALRAGDIVVLHTSEKVCVDGEIVDGEALMDEAPISGRSDFIPKTVGDTVLAGTFVRQGVIYVKAHEVGDRTYLSRVLKMVEDSLENRAPIEGVADRLAANLIKVGFVTTAGTWLLTGSLYRAFTVLLVMACPCATVLAASTAVSAAISAAAKRNILIKGGRYLEEVGKTDTVCFDKTGTLTTNAPMLARIVSMNGTNEDVLLQMAVSVEMHNHHPLAQAIKNEAEERSIVPKEHTVCEYVLGMGMRAEVSNREILVGNRKLLEKHEVPDIKKAETTAAPLRQQGRTVLFVVDDKKILGLLAFDTMIRPESGEVVKRLRRGGADAIVLITGDEPNTANELSRRLDITEVHASVMPEEKATIVETMQKQGAAVLMVGDGVNDALAITHADVGVAMGAGGSEVAIEAADIALVNDDLGGLVYVQSLSQQTLKVVHQNFWIATGSNLIGVVFGAMGMLTPIMAGMIHITHSLGILANSARLLRYEPLPLETTAPIQEQ
- a CDS encoding heavy-metal-associated domain-containing protein, translated to MDFKLLMELRHHLTIKHHVPGRIRIKFALALLADSRAQALKKDAGDSPPPFIRNTSVNLFTRMVVIEYDPDVIVPEKLHEALTTEDPARFTELAAEFEQIVSA